From the Acidovorax carolinensis genome, one window contains:
- a CDS encoding acyl-CoA dehydrogenase family protein, whose translation MNNDLFADAARDVLADQCTPHVVRAIEAGGRTAEATTALWEQLEATGLADALLSEDDGGAGLGLGQVFGVLEQCGAHALPLPLGETMVARALLARAGVARPAGSITLARGERLADGGLRCALVRSGQVAGAVLVQTGTEWRLLGTGDAQGAAQALALDAALTWTAAQVQAAPAVEVNGALDARTLQAAVVAAQMAGALSSVFQRSLQYANERQQFGRPIGKFQAIQHQLAVMSEHVFAARMAAQLGCSGAGVLPDRLRVATAKARCSEAALVVAELAHAIHGAIGFTEEYDLQLFTRRLHAWRQTAGSEAYWYGVAGEALLDHPGMSLDIVRRITDVDAVL comes from the coding sequence ATGAACAACGACCTGTTTGCCGATGCCGCCCGCGATGTGCTGGCAGACCAGTGCACCCCCCACGTGGTGCGCGCCATTGAAGCGGGTGGCCGCACCGCCGAGGCCACGACGGCCTTGTGGGAACAACTCGAAGCCACCGGCCTGGCCGATGCCCTGCTGAGCGAAGACGACGGCGGCGCCGGCCTGGGGCTGGGCCAGGTGTTCGGCGTGCTGGAGCAATGTGGCGCCCATGCGCTGCCTTTGCCGCTGGGCGAAACCATGGTGGCGCGTGCGCTGCTGGCGCGGGCCGGCGTGGCGCGTCCGGCAGGCAGCATCACGCTGGCACGCGGCGAGCGCCTGGCCGATGGCGGGCTGCGCTGCGCGCTGGTGCGCAGTGGCCAGGTGGCTGGCGCGGTGCTGGTGCAGACGGGCACGGAATGGCGCTTGCTGGGCACTGGGGACGCACAGGGCGCCGCCCAGGCCCTGGCGCTGGATGCCGCACTGACCTGGACAGCCGCGCAGGTGCAGGCTGCCCCCGCAGTCGAAGTCAATGGCGCGCTCGACGCCCGCACCCTGCAGGCCGCCGTGGTGGCCGCACAAATGGCGGGCGCGCTCAGCAGCGTTTTTCAGCGCAGCCTGCAGTACGCCAATGAGCGCCAGCAGTTTGGCCGCCCCATCGGCAAGTTCCAGGCCATCCAGCACCAGCTGGCGGTGATGAGCGAGCACGTGTTTGCCGCGCGCATGGCCGCGCAGCTGGGCTGCAGCGGTGCGGGCGTGTTGCCCGACCGCCTGCGCGTGGCCACGGCCAAGGCGCGTTGCAGCGAGGCGGCGCTGGTGGTGGCCGAGCTGGCGCACGCCATCCACGGCGCGATCGGCTTCACCGAGGAATACGACCTGCAGCTGTTCACACGCCGCCTGCACGCCTGGCGCCAGACCGCAGGCAGCGAAGCCTACTGGTACGGCGTGGCAGGCGAGGCCCTGCTGGACCACCCGGGCATGAGCCTGGACATCGTGCGCCGCATCACCGATGTGGACGCGGTGCTTTGA
- a CDS encoding Crp/Fnr family transcriptional regulator: MTARSTDVTETAALVPQYCRHCCAQQPCPVTRIQGDRVAELQLKEHSFRAGDVLEVQGSTSTAIRIIKSGATLLRRESRYGDHQSIGVFGRGTVIGSFGLLGRPNPVTQIGILDGRYCELPAAALRRSGLLEDPVFLGHLSEAMALAIESHCNWYQLSSGDSVARQLAGALLHLSDLQSSLRVRLPKQTILADLLGTTRESITRAFARLEKEGNVSRHGRYYCDLNVPQLAQTIKAPNPPLPQ; encoded by the coding sequence ATGACCGCCCGTTCCACGGACGTAACAGAGACCGCTGCGCTCGTGCCCCAATACTGTCGGCACTGCTGTGCGCAGCAGCCGTGCCCGGTGACCCGCATCCAGGGCGATCGAGTGGCCGAACTTCAACTCAAGGAACACAGCTTTCGCGCGGGCGATGTGCTGGAGGTGCAAGGATCAACCTCCACAGCCATACGCATCATCAAATCAGGTGCCACCCTGCTGCGCCGCGAGTCACGCTACGGCGACCACCAATCGATCGGCGTTTTCGGGCGCGGCACGGTAATAGGCAGCTTTGGACTGCTGGGCCGGCCGAATCCGGTCACACAAATCGGCATTCTGGACGGCCGGTATTGTGAGCTGCCTGCCGCAGCACTAAGGCGCAGCGGGCTGCTCGAAGACCCGGTTTTTCTGGGCCATCTGTCCGAGGCGATGGCACTTGCGATCGAGAGCCATTGCAACTGGTACCAACTGAGCAGCGGCGACAGCGTGGCGCGGCAACTGGCGGGCGCTCTGCTGCACCTGAGCGACCTTCAAAGCAGCCTGCGTGTGCGCCTTCCGAAACAGACCATCCTGGCCGACCTGCTGGGCACCACACGCGAGTCGATCACCCGGGCATTTGCGCGCCTCGAAAAAGAGGGCAACGTGAGCCGCCATGGCCGCTATTACTGCGACCTCAATGTGCCCCAACTGGCTCAGACCATCAAAGCGCCGAATCCACCACTGCCGCAATGA
- a CDS encoding putative bifunctional diguanylate cyclase/phosphodiesterase, with the protein MEQTSNEEALALAALEAAPDGILIVDDTGTILKANPATELLTGYSPDELSGQSVSVFLPPHMRSKHNHLVKSFFLHPVSRPMGMVSQLQLLRKDGQSVPIDIALGHCTMDDRSAAVVYMRDMTEVKRMQEDMHYQATHDGLTGLVNRWMFLQHFEQAIQRARRSGRMMALLLLDLDEFKDINDSHGHAAGDQVLIEVARRLRSGLRAGDVIARLGGDEFTVLLPDVPSMDHVLQVAQKLQRSLSARCQLKMGEVSLGASIGITAFPEDAQDSGTLMRFADMAMYAAKAHGRGMHAVYRPEMSEALSQRSQLHERLKRAVETQALELHYQPQVDVSTGSIVGMEALLRWHDAELGTVAPDRFIPVAVSTGLIHPLGDWVLETACRQAAEWDDNGTPMRVSVNLSAQQFRQAQLPTRLQQLLDLHGTRAELIELEITETEAMADPKTAHQVFDRLCALGFSIALDDFGTGYSSLSYLRQLPVSRLKIDREFIRQVTHNDHDAVLVRAVIAMAHTLGLPVVAEGVEEAAQLAFLRSNGCESYQGWLFAKALPAADISRMLGGPTRPSALEQRYFA; encoded by the coding sequence ATGGAGCAAACTTCCAACGAAGAAGCCCTCGCCCTGGCCGCACTGGAAGCCGCGCCGGACGGCATCCTGATCGTGGATGACACCGGCACCATCCTCAAGGCCAACCCGGCCACCGAGCTGCTGACCGGCTACAGCCCCGACGAACTGTCAGGCCAATCGGTCAGCGTGTTCCTGCCCCCGCACATGCGCAGCAAGCACAACCATCTGGTGAAGAGTTTTTTTCTGCACCCCGTTTCGCGGCCCATGGGCATGGTCAGTCAGCTGCAACTGCTGCGCAAGGACGGCCAGTCGGTGCCCATCGACATCGCCCTGGGGCACTGCACCATGGACGACCGCTCGGCAGCGGTGGTGTACATGCGCGACATGACCGAGGTAAAACGCATGCAGGAAGACATGCACTACCAAGCCACGCACGATGGGCTCACGGGGCTGGTGAACCGGTGGATGTTCCTGCAGCATTTCGAGCAGGCCATCCAGCGGGCACGGCGCAGTGGCCGGATGATGGCGCTCTTGCTGCTCGACCTCGACGAGTTCAAGGACATCAACGATTCCCACGGCCATGCTGCAGGCGACCAGGTGCTGATCGAGGTGGCGCGCAGGCTGCGCAGTGGCTTGCGCGCGGGCGATGTGATTGCCCGGCTGGGCGGTGACGAGTTCACGGTGCTGCTGCCCGATGTGCCATCGATGGACCATGTGCTCCAGGTCGCACAGAAGCTGCAGCGCAGCCTGTCGGCGCGCTGCCAGCTCAAGATGGGAGAAGTCAGCCTGGGCGCCAGCATCGGTATTACCGCTTTCCCCGAGGATGCACAGGACTCGGGCACGCTGATGCGCTTTGCCGACATGGCCATGTATGCGGCCAAGGCCCACGGACGGGGCATGCATGCCGTGTACCGGCCCGAAATGAGTGAAGCCCTGAGCCAGCGCAGCCAATTGCACGAACGGCTCAAGCGCGCCGTCGAAACACAGGCACTCGAACTGCACTACCAGCCCCAGGTGGATGTGAGCACGGGAAGCATCGTGGGCATGGAGGCGCTGCTGCGTTGGCACGATGCCGAACTGGGGACCGTGGCGCCCGATCGCTTCATTCCCGTCGCCGTATCCACCGGCCTGATCCACCCACTGGGCGACTGGGTGCTGGAGACCGCTTGCCGCCAGGCTGCCGAGTGGGATGACAACGGTACACCCATGCGCGTTTCGGTCAACCTGTCAGCACAGCAATTTCGCCAGGCACAGCTGCCAACAAGGCTGCAGCAATTACTCGACCTGCACGGCACACGCGCCGAGTTGATCGAACTGGAGATCACCGAGACCGAGGCCATGGCCGACCCCAAGACGGCGCACCAGGTGTTTGACCGGCTTTGCGCTTTGGGCTTCAGCATTGCGCTGGACGATTTTGGCACCGGCTACTCATCGCTGTCTTATCTGCGCCAGCTGCCGGTGTCGCGCCTGAAGATCGACCGCGAGTTCATCCGCCAGGTCACGCACAACGACCATGATGCCGTGCTGGTGCGCGCCGTGATCGCGATGGCCCACACCCTGGGCCTGCCGGTGGTGGCGGAAGGCGTGGAAGAAGCCGCGCAACTGGCGTTCCTGCGCAGCAATGGGTGCGAAAGCTACCAGGGCTGGTTGTTCGCCAAGGCCCTGCCAGCGGCGGATATTTCTCGCATGCTCGGCGGTCCCACCCGCCCGTCCGCATTGGAGCAGCGCTATTTTGCTTAG
- a CDS encoding MaoC family dehydratase → MTSQNTPVSPQRHTAAAGVDRTLPRLGQGFVWQDLSVGQRFRTFRRTVTETDLVSFIGVTGMLEAIFIEDGYEGGAMAGRPVPGALTYALIEGFILQTMIQGTGLAMLELHQKILAPVRVGDTIEAMVEVTEIRPTSKSGRAVVTSRIDVFNHQGVMVMTYTATRLLAGRA, encoded by the coding sequence ATGACGAGCCAGAACACCCCTGTGTCCCCCCAACGCCATACCGCCGCTGCGGGCGTTGACCGCACTCTGCCGCGCCTTGGACAAGGTTTTGTGTGGCAGGACCTGAGCGTGGGGCAACGCTTTCGCACCTTCCGGCGCACGGTTACCGAGACGGATCTGGTCAGCTTCATCGGCGTGACCGGCATGCTGGAGGCGATCTTCATCGAAGACGGCTACGAAGGCGGCGCCATGGCCGGGCGGCCCGTGCCGGGGGCGCTGACCTATGCGCTCATCGAGGGCTTCATCCTGCAGACCATGATCCAGGGCACGGGCCTGGCGATGCTGGAGCTGCACCAGAAGATTCTGGCGCCCGTGCGCGTGGGCGACACCATCGAAGCGATGGTGGAGGTGACAGAGATTCGCCCCACTTCCAAGAGCGGCCGCGCCGTCGTGACCTCGCGCATCGACGTCTTCAATCACCAGGGGGTGATGGTGATGACTTACACCGCCACCCGGCTGCTCGCCGGGCGCGCGTGA
- a CDS encoding Bug family tripartite tricarboxylate transporter substrate binding protein produces the protein MRRLCLALLSSAAGVAALAPMGFAQAQQSYPNKPITLVVPFPPGGPTDQVARVLAQKLTEQMGQSVVVDNKPGANGNIGGTQVAKAAGDGYTVLYNTSSITLSPALYKNLSYDVQKDLAPVALTAVVPLALVVHPSIPANTVREFVEYARANPDKLSYGSAGNGNVTHLAAFQFTKNLGIEATHVSYRGSAPADVDLVAGQIQFMTDTINSVMPFVNDKRLKLLAVTTAKRMSLFPNVPTLAETVMPGFEAGAWQGVMVPAKTPPEVVQRLNAEINKALQSDEVRAKLAIQGAEPLGSTPEEYRTYIGKELQRWAGVVKSTGIKLD, from the coding sequence ATGCGACGTTTGTGCCTGGCCCTGCTCAGCAGCGCGGCTGGTGTGGCCGCCTTAGCGCCCATGGGCTTTGCACAGGCGCAACAAAGCTACCCCAACAAGCCGATCACCCTGGTGGTGCCCTTTCCACCGGGTGGGCCCACCGACCAGGTGGCGCGGGTGCTGGCGCAGAAGCTGACCGAGCAGATGGGCCAGTCCGTGGTGGTTGACAACAAGCCCGGGGCCAACGGCAACATCGGCGGCACGCAGGTCGCCAAGGCAGCGGGCGACGGCTACACGGTGCTCTACAACACCTCGTCCATCACCTTGAGCCCCGCGCTCTACAAGAACCTGAGCTACGACGTTCAGAAAGACCTTGCGCCTGTGGCCCTGACCGCCGTGGTGCCGCTGGCCTTGGTGGTGCACCCGAGCATTCCCGCCAACACCGTGCGCGAGTTTGTGGAGTACGCCAGAGCCAACCCGGACAAGCTCTCTTACGGCTCGGCGGGTAATGGCAATGTGACCCACCTGGCAGCTTTCCAGTTCACCAAGAACCTTGGCATCGAGGCCACGCACGTGTCGTATCGGGGCAGCGCCCCGGCAGACGTCGACCTGGTGGCAGGCCAGATCCAGTTCATGACGGACACCATCAACTCGGTCATGCCTTTCGTGAACGACAAGCGCCTGAAGCTGCTGGCGGTCACCACCGCCAAGCGCATGTCCCTTTTCCCCAACGTGCCCACGCTGGCAGAAACCGTGATGCCCGGCTTTGAAGCAGGTGCCTGGCAGGGCGTCATGGTGCCGGCCAAAACCCCCCCGGAGGTGGTGCAGCGCCTGAACGCCGAGATCAACAAGGCATTGCAGAGCGACGAGGTGCGCGCCAAGCTGGCCATCCAAGGCGCCGAGCCCCTGGGTTCTACGCCTGAGGAATATCGCACCTACATCGGCAAGGAACTCCAGCGCTGGGCGGGGGTGGTGAAGTCGACGGGCATCAAGCTCGATTGA
- a CDS encoding CaiB/BaiF CoA transferase family protein: MKPLQGLRILDLSSVIFGPLASQILADYGAEVIKIEPPEGDSTRHTGPSKEAGMAAMFLGSNRSKKSVALDLKQADAQEALIALIATADVLMHSMRPQKLAALGLAPEALRQRFPRLVYASLVGFLPGPYAGKPAYDDVIQGMSGLADLMERQGGEMRYLPTIAADKTCAHVAAHAILAALWQRERTGEGAFVEIPMFESMVGFNLVEHYYGQHFEPPLSAPGYPRVLAPWRRPYRTADGAVAMMPYTNQHWQRFFTEVGAPELARDARFVDIASRTRHIAELLELASGFTERHTTAHWIAVCERLEIPAAPVARLQDLPQDPHLVATEFFETIADPALGELRFPGVPVRFDGQRAAITMPPRLGEHTQELLAQAGLSDAQIEALLGTRAAIAPAS; the protein is encoded by the coding sequence ATGAAGCCGCTGCAAGGCCTGCGCATACTGGACCTGTCCAGCGTGATTTTTGGCCCCCTGGCCAGCCAGATACTGGCCGACTATGGGGCCGAGGTGATCAAGATCGAGCCGCCCGAGGGCGACTCGACACGCCATACCGGCCCCTCGAAAGAGGCGGGCATGGCGGCCATGTTCCTCGGCTCCAACCGCAGCAAAAAAAGCGTGGCGCTGGACCTCAAGCAGGCCGACGCCCAAGAGGCGCTGATTGCCCTGATCGCCACGGCGGATGTGCTGATGCACAGCATGCGGCCGCAAAAGCTGGCGGCCCTGGGCCTTGCGCCCGAGGCGCTGCGCCAGCGTTTCCCGCGCCTGGTGTACGCCAGCCTGGTGGGCTTTTTGCCGGGCCCCTATGCGGGCAAACCGGCCTATGACGACGTGATCCAGGGCATGTCGGGGCTGGCCGACCTGATGGAACGGCAGGGCGGCGAAATGCGCTACCTGCCCACCATTGCCGCCGACAAGACCTGCGCCCATGTGGCCGCGCATGCCATCCTGGCGGCGCTGTGGCAGCGCGAGCGCACGGGCGAAGGCGCGTTTGTGGAAATCCCCATGTTCGAGTCCATGGTGGGCTTCAACCTGGTCGAGCACTACTACGGCCAGCACTTCGAGCCGCCGCTGTCGGCACCCGGCTATCCGCGGGTGCTCGCCCCCTGGCGCCGACCCTATCGCACGGCCGACGGGGCGGTGGCGATGATGCCGTACACCAACCAACACTGGCAGCGCTTCTTCACCGAAGTGGGCGCCCCGGAACTGGCGCGCGATGCGCGTTTTGTCGATATTGCCAGCCGCACGCGGCACATCGCCGAGCTGCTGGAACTCGCGTCGGGCTTTACCGAGCGCCACACCACGGCCCACTGGATCGCGGTGTGCGAGCGGCTGGAGATCCCCGCAGCGCCCGTGGCCCGGTTGCAGGACCTGCCGCAGGACCCGCACCTGGTGGCCACCGAATTCTTTGAAACCATTGCCGACCCGGCCCTCGGGGAGCTGCGCTTTCCGGGCGTGCCGGTGCGTTTTGACGGGCAGCGCGCAGCCATCACCATGCCGCCCCGGCTGGGCGAACACACCCAGGAGCTGCTGGCCCAGGCCGGGCTCAGCGATGCGCAGATCGAGGCCTTGCTGGGCACCCGCGCAGCCATTGCCCCCGCTTCTTGA
- a CDS encoding crotonase/enoyl-CoA hydratase family protein — protein MAFLTIERDGGILTATMNQPETRNALTGNTAVQEFVQLCDDVRKDASVKVLIITGAGPIFSSGGNVKDMKRFFDDALTPDLIREEYRQGIQQIPNALVQLDVPVICAINGPAIGAGLDLTCMCDIRIASETATFAESFVRVGIVPGDGGAWLLPRAVGMAKASEMAFTGEAISAQEALACGLVSRVVAADQLLPTARALAAKIAANPGAVMRMTKRLLREGQSASLASLLEISAGYQAIAHKTADHREAVTAFIEKRTPKFQ, from the coding sequence ATGGCCTTTCTGACCATCGAACGCGACGGTGGCATTCTCACCGCCACCATGAACCAGCCCGAAACGCGCAATGCGCTCACCGGCAACACGGCGGTGCAGGAATTTGTGCAGCTGTGCGATGACGTGCGCAAGGACGCCAGCGTGAAGGTGCTGATCATCACGGGCGCCGGGCCCATCTTCAGCTCGGGCGGCAACGTCAAGGACATGAAGCGCTTCTTTGATGACGCGCTCACGCCCGACCTGATCCGCGAGGAATACCGCCAGGGCATCCAGCAGATTCCCAATGCGCTGGTCCAGCTTGACGTGCCCGTGATCTGCGCCATCAACGGCCCGGCCATCGGCGCGGGGCTGGATCTGACCTGCATGTGCGATATCCGCATCGCCAGCGAGACGGCCACCTTTGCCGAGAGTTTTGTGCGCGTGGGCATCGTGCCCGGTGACGGCGGCGCCTGGCTGCTGCCGCGCGCCGTGGGCATGGCCAAGGCGTCCGAGATGGCGTTCACCGGCGAGGCCATCAGCGCACAGGAAGCGCTGGCCTGCGGCCTGGTGTCGCGCGTGGTGGCTGCCGACCAGTTGCTGCCCACCGCCCGGGCCTTGGCCGCCAAGATCGCCGCCAACCCCGGCGCCGTGATGCGCATGACCAAGCGCCTGCTGCGCGAAGGGCAAAGCGCCTCGCTGGCCTCGCTGCTGGAGATTTCGGCGGGCTACCAGGCCATCGCCCACAAGACGGCCGACCACCGTGAAGCGGTGACCGCCTTCATTGAAAAGCGCACGCCGAAGTTCCAATAA
- a CDS encoding PAS domain-containing methyl-accepting chemotaxis protein, whose translation MKNNGPVTQREYPVGEHETLLSATDLKGRITYANDAFIACSGFERDELYGKAHNLVRHPDMPPAAFDDMWSTIQSGRTWTALVKNRRKDGDHYWVRANAAPIRQRGEVTGYLSVRTRPDRDSVAAHEEVYRDIRTGSRKVGLRRGQVVRKSLLGWYTRWRFVSLATRMRLGLVALWLTGAAGMVSMGAQAASQWPALAGWTLAVLFSGWWLRTAVHGPLQQLMAQAQAVASGQRAEPLFLNRCDEIGTLMRGIEQASLNLVALVGDIQGKVVRVRSGADDLQQGNEKLAQRTREAAASVEETAAANEQLATTISSNSETAAQAAQMAAQAVRVASQSAALVAQAQENMRGVSASSQKVADITSLIDSIAFQTNILALNAAVEAARAGEHGKGFAVVASEVRSLSIKSANAAKEIRQLIDASTAQIDAGNRTVTSAGDTLTKAVQVVERVAAMMENIRLASKEQAHGVAQINQSLVQLEQMAQLNAAQVEHNAQLSQVLGEQAQRLDEAASVFRQGV comes from the coding sequence ATGAAAAACAATGGCCCCGTTACGCAGCGTGAGTACCCGGTAGGCGAGCACGAGACCTTGCTGTCTGCCACCGATCTGAAGGGGCGCATCACCTATGCCAACGACGCTTTCATCGCCTGCAGCGGCTTTGAGCGCGACGAACTGTATGGCAAGGCCCACAACCTGGTGCGGCACCCCGACATGCCGCCCGCAGCGTTTGATGACATGTGGAGCACCATCCAGAGCGGTCGCACCTGGACGGCATTGGTCAAGAACCGCCGCAAGGATGGCGACCACTACTGGGTGCGGGCCAACGCCGCGCCCATCCGCCAGCGGGGTGAAGTGACCGGCTACCTGTCGGTGCGCACCCGGCCCGACCGCGACAGCGTGGCCGCGCACGAAGAGGTCTACCGAGACATACGCACGGGAAGCCGCAAGGTCGGCCTGCGGCGTGGCCAGGTGGTGCGCAAGAGCCTGCTGGGCTGGTACACCCGCTGGCGCTTCGTTTCCCTGGCCACACGCATGCGCCTGGGGCTTGTGGCCTTGTGGTTAACGGGTGCTGCAGGCATGGTGTCGATGGGGGCGCAGGCGGCATCGCAATGGCCTGCGCTGGCGGGGTGGACGCTGGCCGTGCTGTTCAGCGGCTGGTGGCTGCGCACGGCGGTACACGGGCCGCTGCAACAGCTCATGGCGCAAGCGCAGGCGGTGGCCAGCGGCCAGCGCGCCGAGCCCTTGTTCCTGAACCGCTGCGACGAGATCGGCACCTTGATGCGCGGCATAGAGCAGGCATCGCTCAACCTGGTCGCGCTGGTGGGCGATATCCAGGGCAAGGTGGTGCGTGTGCGCAGCGGTGCGGACGATTTGCAGCAGGGCAATGAAAAACTGGCCCAGCGCACCCGCGAGGCCGCTGCCAGCGTCGAAGAAACAGCCGCCGCCAACGAACAGCTGGCCACCACCATCAGCAGCAACAGCGAGACCGCCGCACAGGCAGCGCAGATGGCGGCGCAGGCGGTTCGGGTGGCTTCGCAAAGTGCCGCCCTCGTGGCGCAGGCCCAGGAGAACATGCGCGGCGTCTCGGCATCGAGCCAGAAGGTGGCCGACATCACCAGCCTGATTGACTCCATTGCGTTTCAGACCAACATCCTCGCACTCAACGCTGCGGTCGAGGCGGCCCGCGCGGGCGAGCATGGCAAGGGTTTTGCGGTCGTGGCGTCGGAAGTGCGATCGCTGTCCATCAAAAGTGCGAACGCCGCCAAAGAAATCAGGCAACTCATCGACGCATCGACCGCGCAGATCGATGCGGGCAACCGCACCGTGACCTCGGCCGGCGACACGCTGACCAAAGCCGTGCAGGTCGTTGAGCGTGTGGCCGCCATGATGGAAAACATTCGCCTGGCCAGTAAGGAGCAGGCGCATGGCGTGGCCCAGATCAACCAGTCGCTCGTGCAACTGGAGCAAATGGCCCAACTCAATGCGGCACAGGTGGAGCACAACGCCCAACTGAGCCAGGTGCTGGGCGAGCAGGCCCAGCGCCTTGACGAGGCCGCGTCGGTGTTCCGGCAAGGGGTGTGA
- a CDS encoding DMT family transporter, with protein MPHSRKPHLDTLAIALLLACCMFWGFQQVLVKATVAEVAPVFQAFVRFALATVAVTAWCLWRGVRLSMAAEPAGAARAGLLAGALFAGEFACIYLGLQYTTASRLTVFLYASPFWVALLLPRFIPGERLQGWQWLGLAAAFVGVGLALGDGLLGPANAALPQAWLGDLLGLAAGLMWALTTVVIRTTPLARVAPAKQLLYQVGVSAVVLPALSLGLGEPWVWQFSTFAWGSLLVQALVGAFVSYLAWMWMLAHYPATKISVFVFLTPVFALLFGAWWLGEPVTTGLVAALVLVAAGIVLVNRRPAVA; from the coding sequence ATGCCCCACAGCCGCAAGCCCCACCTCGACACCCTGGCCATCGCCCTTTTGCTGGCGTGCTGCATGTTCTGGGGCTTCCAGCAGGTGCTGGTCAAGGCCACGGTGGCCGAGGTGGCGCCGGTGTTCCAGGCCTTTGTGCGCTTCGCGCTGGCCACCGTCGCGGTGACGGCCTGGTGCCTGTGGCGCGGCGTTCGCCTGTCAATGGCCGCCGAGCCCGCCGGGGCCGCGCGCGCCGGGCTGCTGGCGGGGGCGCTGTTCGCGGGCGAGTTTGCCTGCATCTACCTGGGCCTGCAGTACACCACCGCCTCGCGGCTCACGGTGTTTTTGTACGCCTCGCCCTTCTGGGTGGCCCTGCTGCTGCCACGCTTCATTCCCGGCGAGCGCCTGCAGGGCTGGCAGTGGCTGGGCCTGGCCGCCGCGTTTGTCGGCGTGGGGCTGGCCCTGGGCGACGGGCTGCTGGGCCCCGCCAACGCCGCCCTGCCCCAGGCCTGGCTGGGCGACCTGTTGGGGCTGGCGGCGGGCCTGATGTGGGCGCTGACCACCGTGGTCATCCGCACCACGCCCCTGGCCCGCGTGGCCCCCGCCAAGCAGCTGCTCTACCAGGTGGGCGTGAGCGCCGTGGTGCTGCCGGCGCTGTCGCTGGGCCTGGGAGAGCCCTGGGTCTGGCAGTTCAGCACCTTCGCCTGGGGCTCACTGCTGGTGCAGGCGCTGGTGGGCGCGTTTGTGAGCTACCTGGCCTGGATGTGGATGCTGGCGCATTACCCGGCCACGAAGATCTCGGTGTTTGTGTTCCTCACGCCCGTGTTTGCGCTGCTGTTTGGTGCCTGGTGGCTGGGCGAGCCCGTCACCACCGGGCTGGTGGCCGCGCTGGTGCTGGTGGCCGCGGGCATCGTGCTGGTGAACCGGCGGCCTGCAGTCGCGTGA
- the pssA gene encoding CDP-diacylglycerol--serine O-phosphatidyltransferase, with the protein MPTPPPAPKRFSMIREFHLADWFTLGNAVCGVGALFSVMSYLETSDVLHIYFACALVLAALIFDVFDGRIARWRQKSSAMGRELDSLADVISFGVAPAIIAYGCGMQGLYDRIVLAYFVACGVSRLARYNVTAETLSGDDGKVKYFEGTPIPTSIVLVGLLALAGYLGAVREHLWFGKVLIGGFTLHPLVLLFALSGSLMISRIRIPKL; encoded by the coding sequence ATGCCGACCCCACCCCCAGCGCCCAAGCGCTTTTCGATGATCCGCGAGTTCCACCTGGCGGACTGGTTCACGCTGGGTAACGCGGTCTGCGGCGTGGGTGCCTTGTTCTCGGTGATGTCGTACCTGGAGACCAGCGATGTGCTCCATATTTACTTCGCCTGCGCCCTCGTACTGGCTGCGCTGATCTTTGACGTGTTCGATGGGCGCATCGCCCGCTGGCGCCAGAAAAGCTCGGCCATGGGCCGTGAGCTCGACTCGCTGGCCGACGTGATCTCGTTCGGCGTGGCGCCCGCCATCATTGCCTATGGCTGCGGCATGCAGGGGCTTTATGACCGTATCGTGCTGGCGTACTTTGTGGCCTGCGGCGTCTCGCGCCTGGCGCGCTACAACGTCACGGCCGAAACGCTCTCCGGCGACGACGGCAAGGTGAAATATTTCGAGGGCACGCCTATCCCCACCTCCATCGTGCTCGTGGGGCTGCTGGCCCTGGCCGGCTATTTGGGCGCCGTGCGCGAGCACCTGTGGTTTGGCAAGGTGCTGATTGGCGGCTTCACACTGCACCCGCTGGTGCTGCTGTTTGCGCTGTCGGGCTCGCTGATGATCAGCCGCATCCGTATTCCCAAGCTCTAG